A part of Arachis hypogaea cultivar Tifrunner chromosome 12, arahy.Tifrunner.gnm2.J5K5, whole genome shotgun sequence genomic DNA contains:
- the LOC140176805 gene encoding uncharacterized protein, translating into MCEVFNSVMVEATEKPIVTMLEDIRVYIMKRCADNRDRIVPYNRDVLPRIRIKVEKQAELSGNWVSVYAERDRYEVVSIQRGKEKFVVDLRHHECSCRKFKLSGIPSAHAMNYIRKIPNLWERTQFEDVLPPIYRKPIGRPKKKREQATDDQPTRSGLSHEGQQQKCSYYLCSGHNKWNCPKKRKVTPNSAVSVCD; encoded by the exons ATGTGTGAAGTTTTTAATTCTGTTATGGTTGAGGCAACGGAGAAGCCAATTGTCACTATGCTAGAGGACATTAGGGTTTATATAATGAAACGTTGTGCTGACAATAGGGACAGGATAGTGCCTTACAACAGAGATGTGTTACCTCGAATTAGAATTAAGGTAGAAAAACAGGCAGAACTTAGTGGTAATTGGGTGAGTGTGTACGCTGAACGTGATAGATATGAGGTAGTTAGCATCCAGAGAGGGAAGGAAAAATTTGTGGTTGATCTTAGGCATCACGAGTGCTCATGTAGGAAGTTTAAATTGTCAGGAATTCCTTCTGCTCATGCAATGAATTATATCAGAAAAAT ACCCAACCTTTGGGAGAGAACTCAATTCGAGGATGTGTTGCCTCCCATTTATAGAAAACCTATTGGGAGGCCAAAGAAGAAGAGGGAACAAGCTACTGATGACCAACCAACTAGGTCTGGACTATCACATGAAGGACAACAACAAAAGTGTTCTTACTATTTGTGCTCTGGTCATAACAAATGGAATTGTCCAAAGAAGCGCAAAGTCACTCCAAACTCTGCTGTAAGCGTCTGTGATTAA